A genomic stretch from Georgenia muralis includes:
- a CDS encoding siderophore-interacting protein, with protein MLTLPTSTVGVRKDDRPAYRPFAVRVRAVRELTPHFVRVTFAGEDLAWFGTDGLDQRVKLVLPGADGTLADVGAEDPEVILAGTWYARLRALPEPPPFRTYTVRYVRPVAREIDVDMVRHDDAPGPVGPAARWLAGVRVGDEAVVVGPDVRSRTSATGIDWAPGSAADLLLAGDETAAPAICSILESLPAGRRARAFVEVPTAADVLDVTVPPGTHITWLGREGRPHGDLLVPAVQQWVGANAEVVDDARAVAEQTLDEVDVDRETLWDSPVVQVLPVDLCGRGGERCGSDFYAWFAGEAAVIRTLRRTLVSEIGVCRRRVAFMGYWRLGRAEAQ; from the coding sequence ATGCTTACCTTACCTACGTCGACGGTCGGCGTGCGCAAGGACGACCGGCCCGCCTACCGCCCCTTCGCGGTCCGTGTGCGCGCCGTGCGCGAGCTCACCCCGCACTTCGTCCGCGTGACGTTCGCGGGCGAGGACCTCGCGTGGTTCGGCACCGACGGCCTGGACCAGCGGGTCAAGCTGGTCCTGCCCGGGGCCGACGGGACCCTCGCCGACGTCGGTGCCGAGGACCCCGAGGTCATCCTCGCGGGCACGTGGTACGCCAGGCTCCGGGCGCTGCCCGAGCCGCCGCCCTTCCGGACCTACACGGTGCGGTACGTGCGCCCCGTCGCCCGCGAGATCGACGTCGACATGGTGCGCCACGACGACGCTCCTGGCCCGGTCGGGCCGGCCGCGCGCTGGCTCGCCGGGGTGCGGGTCGGCGACGAGGCGGTCGTCGTCGGGCCGGACGTGCGGTCCCGCACCTCCGCCACGGGGATCGACTGGGCCCCTGGCAGCGCCGCCGACCTCCTGCTCGCCGGTGACGAGACCGCCGCGCCGGCGATCTGCTCGATCCTGGAGTCCCTCCCGGCCGGGCGCCGCGCCCGGGCCTTCGTCGAGGTGCCCACGGCCGCCGACGTGCTCGACGTCACCGTCCCGCCCGGCACGCACATCACGTGGCTCGGCCGCGAGGGCCGGCCGCACGGCGACCTCCTCGTCCCCGCCGTCCAGCAGTGGGTGGGTGCCAACGCCGAGGTGGTCGACGACGCCCGCGCCGTCGCGGAGCAGACCCTCGACGAGGTCGACGTCGACCGCGAGACCCTCTGGGACTCGCCCGTGGTGCAGGTCCTGCCGGTGGACCTGTGCGGACGCGGGGGCGAACGGTGCGGGAGCGACTTCTACGCGTGGTTCGCGGGGGAGGCGGCGGTCATCCGCACCCTGCGCCGGACGCTCGTGTCCGAGATCGGCGTGTGCCGGCGCCGGGTCGCGTTCATGGGGTACTGGCGCCTCGGTCGCGCCGAGGCCCAGTGA
- a CDS encoding FecCD family ABC transporter permease, with amino-acid sequence MRRATGLLLAVAALTLVVLASLALGARDIAPGVVLGALVDPTGSTDHAVVLDQRLPRTVVGLAAGAALGLAGAVMQGITRNPLADPGLLGINAGASLAVVLATAVLGVTSPSRFIWFALAGAAVAAAIVYGVGAIGREGATPVKLALAGTAVTAGLTSVITLLLITDTDTIAAYRRWSVGSLAGRDLDTVVALVPFLLAGAGLALVTARALNLLALGDDLARGLGQNVHLARAAAAGAVVLLAGAATAMAGPVVFVGLVVPHLARPLTGPDHRWLLPYSVVLGPVVLLAADVVGRLVLRPGELEAGLVVAVVGAPALVAIVRRTKVAGL; translated from the coding sequence GTGCGGCGGGCGACCGGGCTGCTGCTGGCCGTCGCGGCGCTCACCCTGGTCGTCCTCGCCTCGCTCGCTCTCGGCGCGCGCGACATCGCCCCGGGTGTGGTCCTCGGTGCGCTCGTCGACCCGACCGGGAGCACCGACCACGCCGTCGTCCTCGACCAGCGGCTGCCCCGCACGGTCGTCGGCCTCGCCGCCGGTGCGGCCCTCGGCCTGGCAGGCGCGGTGATGCAGGGCATCACCCGCAACCCCCTCGCCGACCCCGGACTCCTGGGCATCAACGCCGGTGCCTCCCTCGCCGTCGTGCTCGCCACCGCCGTCCTGGGCGTGACGAGCCCGTCACGGTTCATCTGGTTCGCCCTGGCCGGCGCCGCCGTGGCGGCCGCGATCGTCTACGGCGTCGGTGCCATCGGCCGCGAGGGGGCCACCCCGGTCAAGCTCGCCCTGGCCGGCACCGCGGTCACGGCCGGGCTCACCTCGGTCATCACCCTCCTGCTCATCACCGACACCGACACCATCGCCGCCTACCGGCGCTGGTCGGTGGGCTCCCTCGCCGGACGCGACCTCGACACGGTCGTCGCGCTCGTGCCGTTCCTCCTCGCCGGGGCAGGGCTCGCCCTGGTCACCGCGCGCGCCCTCAACCTCCTCGCCCTGGGCGACGACCTCGCCCGCGGCCTCGGGCAGAACGTCCACCTCGCGCGGGCCGCTGCCGCGGGCGCGGTCGTCCTCCTCGCCGGCGCGGCGACGGCCATGGCGGGCCCGGTCGTCTTCGTCGGCCTCGTCGTCCCGCACCTCGCCCGGCCCCTCACCGGCCCCGACCATCGGTGGCTCCTGCCGTACTCGGTCGTCCTGGGCCCGGTGGTCCTCCTGGCCGCCGACGTCGTCGGGCGGCTCGTCCTGCGTCCGGGCGAGCTCGAGGCCGGCCTCGTCGTCGCCGTCGTCGGCGCCCCCGCCCTGGTGGCGATCGTCCGGCGCACCAAGGTGGCCGGCCTGTGA
- a CDS encoding FecCD family ABC transporter permease codes for MTAAAVAAATAPRPVPDPAGALRRAVRRRRLVLTALVAAGLLLAWVTLTVGGHAGDLLRLVSGQAGAGESFVLERLRLPRLALGAGVGVALALSGALFQTVLRNPLASPDILGVSGGASLAAAAAILLGGLSGAGVSLAALAGAVVAAVAIYLLAWRDGVSGYRFVLIGVAVAFVVNAGLGYLVSRAGINDVREVLVWTVGSIGTPAWDEVAVLAVALAALVPGVALLAPRLRILQLGDDAAAGLGVRVEAARLTALGVAVALAAAATALAGPVAFVAFVSAPVARRLLPGLALVPSAVVGVVLVLAADLAAQHLLAQPVPVGIVTGVVGAPYLLWLLATGNREGRGA; via the coding sequence GTGACCGCGGCGGCGGTCGCCGCGGCGACGGCGCCCCGGCCGGTCCCCGACCCGGCGGGCGCCCTGCGGCGGGCGGTGCGCCGGCGGCGGCTCGTCCTCACCGCGCTCGTGGCGGCCGGCCTCCTGCTCGCCTGGGTCACCCTCACCGTCGGAGGGCACGCCGGCGACCTCCTCCGCCTGGTCTCCGGGCAGGCCGGTGCGGGGGAGTCCTTCGTGCTCGAGCGGCTCCGGCTGCCCCGCCTCGCGCTCGGCGCCGGGGTCGGCGTGGCCCTGGCCCTGTCGGGGGCGCTGTTCCAGACCGTCCTGCGCAACCCGCTCGCCAGCCCGGACATCCTCGGCGTCAGCGGCGGGGCGAGCCTGGCCGCCGCGGCGGCGATCCTCCTCGGCGGGCTCTCGGGCGCCGGGGTCTCCCTCGCCGCCCTCGCCGGGGCGGTCGTGGCCGCCGTCGCGATCTACCTGCTCGCCTGGCGCGACGGCGTGTCGGGCTACCGCTTCGTCCTCATCGGTGTGGCCGTGGCCTTCGTCGTCAACGCGGGCCTGGGCTACCTCGTCAGCCGCGCGGGCATCAACGACGTGCGCGAGGTGCTGGTGTGGACCGTGGGGAGCATCGGCACCCCGGCCTGGGACGAGGTCGCAGTGCTCGCGGTCGCGCTCGCCGCGCTGGTGCCGGGCGTGGCGCTGCTCGCCCCGCGGCTGCGCATCCTCCAGCTCGGTGACGACGCCGCCGCCGGCCTCGGTGTCCGGGTGGAGGCCGCCCGGCTGACGGCCCTCGGGGTCGCCGTCGCCCTGGCGGCCGCGGCGACGGCCCTGGCCGGGCCGGTCGCGTTCGTCGCGTTCGTCAGCGCCCCCGTCGCCCGGCGCCTGCTGCCCGGGCTGGCCCTGGTGCCCAGCGCCGTCGTGGGGGTCGTGCTCGTGCTGGCGGCCGACCTCGCCGCGCAGCACCTCCTCGCCCAGCCGGTGCCGGTCGGGATCGTCACGGGGGTGGTCGGCGCCCCCTACCTGCTGTGGCTGCTGGCGACCGGCAACCGGGAAGGACGCGGAGCATGA
- a CDS encoding ABC transporter ATP-binding protein encodes MRPAHQLQARGLSLAYDGDLVVRDLDLVVPDGATTVVVGANGCGKSTLLRGLARLLRPRAGQVLLDDAPVHRLPAKEVARVVGILPQSPTAPEGITVADLVGRGRYPHQGRFRRWSSTDDDVVAASLAATGTADLAARRVEELSGGQRQRVWIAMALAQDPDILLLDEPTTFLDVAHQLDVLDLLRAHNRERGTTVVMVLHDLNLAARYADHLVVMAEGSVVAAGTPAEVITPDLLRLAFGLDAEVLPDPVAGAPMVVPRGRVTQVTS; translated from the coding sequence ATGAGACCCGCCCACCAGCTCCAGGCGCGCGGGCTGAGCCTGGCCTACGACGGCGACCTCGTCGTGCGCGACCTCGACCTCGTGGTGCCCGACGGCGCCACCACGGTGGTCGTCGGGGCCAACGGCTGCGGCAAGTCCACCCTGCTGCGGGGCCTGGCCCGGCTCCTGCGGCCGCGCGCGGGACAGGTGCTGCTCGACGACGCACCGGTGCACCGGCTGCCCGCGAAGGAGGTGGCGCGCGTCGTCGGCATCCTGCCCCAGTCGCCGACCGCCCCGGAGGGCATCACGGTCGCCGACCTCGTGGGCCGGGGTCGCTACCCCCACCAGGGCCGGTTCCGGCGGTGGAGCAGCACCGACGACGACGTCGTGGCCGCGTCGCTCGCCGCGACGGGCACCGCGGACCTGGCGGCCCGCCGGGTCGAGGAGCTCTCCGGGGGCCAGCGTCAGCGGGTGTGGATCGCGATGGCGCTCGCCCAGGACCCCGACATCCTTCTGCTGGACGAGCCCACCACGTTCCTCGACGTCGCCCACCAGCTCGACGTGCTCGACCTCCTGCGCGCCCACAACCGCGAGCGCGGGACCACCGTGGTCATGGTCCTGCACGACCTCAACCTCGCTGCGCGCTACGCCGACCACCTCGTGGTCATGGCGGAGGGCTCGGTGGTGGCGGCCGGCACGCCGGCCGAGGTCATCACCCCGGACCTGCTGCGCCTGGCGTTCGGCCTCGACGCCGAGGTCCTTCCCGACCCCGTCGCCGGTGCGCCCATGGTCGTCCCGCGCGGCCGGGTGACGCAGGTCACGTCCTGA
- a CDS encoding iron-siderophore ABC transporter substrate-binding protein, which yields MNYRLAAVAVPLVLALSACSGPAGGEADAPATTAAGVTLTHAFGQTEVPGDARRVVTLGWGSTEAALALGVVPVGIEAQTYAADEDGRLPWVTEALAETGEEPTMVPASVEEPAYEEIGALEPDVILAPYSGLTAEQYEILSEIAPTVAFPEEPWTTPWREVITIVGEALGRTAEAEELVADLDARIEEEAAAHPELEGKSVAAVWDVGGTFWVYKPQDSRVDFLLDLGLVSAPAVEELASGEESFVYTLSYEETDRLESDILVTYASTEEEVETFLGQSYAQAIPAVAEGSVAAITGDELVAAMSPPTALSVDWGLDTYVELISAAAAD from the coding sequence ATGAACTACCGGCTCGCGGCCGTGGCCGTCCCGCTGGTCCTCGCCCTGTCCGCCTGCTCCGGTCCTGCCGGCGGGGAGGCGGACGCACCCGCCACGACCGCGGCCGGCGTCACGCTCACGCACGCGTTCGGGCAGACCGAGGTGCCCGGCGACGCCCGGCGCGTGGTGACCCTGGGCTGGGGGAGCACCGAGGCGGCACTGGCGCTCGGCGTCGTACCGGTGGGTATCGAGGCCCAGACCTACGCTGCGGACGAGGACGGCCGGCTCCCGTGGGTGACCGAGGCGCTCGCGGAGACCGGCGAGGAGCCCACGATGGTGCCGGCGAGCGTGGAGGAGCCCGCCTACGAGGAGATCGGCGCGCTCGAGCCGGACGTCATCCTGGCCCCGTACTCGGGCCTGACCGCCGAGCAGTACGAGATCCTCAGCGAGATCGCCCCGACGGTCGCCTTCCCCGAGGAGCCCTGGACGACGCCGTGGCGCGAGGTCATCACCATCGTCGGCGAGGCGTTGGGCCGCACCGCCGAGGCCGAGGAGCTCGTCGCCGACCTCGACGCCCGGATCGAGGAGGAGGCCGCCGCCCACCCCGAGCTCGAGGGGAAGAGCGTGGCCGCGGTGTGGGACGTCGGCGGGACGTTCTGGGTGTACAAGCCGCAGGACTCCCGGGTGGACTTCCTCCTCGACCTCGGGCTGGTCAGCGCCCCGGCCGTCGAGGAGCTCGCCAGCGGCGAGGAGAGCTTCGTCTACACCCTCAGCTACGAGGAGACCGACCGGCTCGAGTCCGACATCCTCGTCACCTACGCCAGCACCGAGGAGGAGGTCGAGACCTTCCTCGGGCAGTCCTACGCCCAGGCGATCCCCGCCGTGGCGGAGGGCTCGGTGGCCGCGATCACCGGCGACGAGCTCGTCGCGGCGATGTCCCCGCCCACCGCGCTGTCGGTCGACTGGGGTCTGGACACCTACGTCGAGCTGATCTCCGCCGCCGCGGCGGACTGA